From Mustela nigripes isolate SB6536 chromosome 13, MUSNIG.SB6536, whole genome shotgun sequence, one genomic window encodes:
- the PTGDR gene encoding prostaglandin D2 receptor, with protein MRPPPYRCHNTTSVEKGNSATMGGVLFSAGLLGNLLALGLLARSGLGSCPPRPPPSVFYVLVCGLTITDLLGKSLVSPFVLAAYAQNRSLWGLAPASGSSLCQAYAFFMSFFGLASTLQLLAMALECWLSLGHPFFYRRHITLRRGALVAPVVGAFCLAFCALPFVGFGKFVQYCPGTWCFIQMVHEERSLSVLGYSVLYASLMALLVLAIVLCNLSAMRNLYEMHRRLRRRPRCCTPGRVEPGPYDREAAAQPLEELDHLLLLALMTVLFTMCSLPLIYRAYYGAFKTVHEIDGNSEEMEDLRALRFLSVISIVDPWIFIIFRTSVFRMFFHKIFIRPLTYRNWPNNSCRTNVESSL; from the exons ATGCGGCCGCCGCCCTACCGCTGTCACAACACCACCTCGGTGGAGAAGGGCAACTCGGCGACAATGGGCGGGGTGCTCTTCAGCGCTGGCCTCCTGGGCAACCTGCTGGCCCTCGGGCTGCTGGCGCGCTCGGGGCTGGGGTCGTgcccgccgcgcccgccgcccTCGGTCTTCTACGTGCTGGTGTGCGGCCTGACGATCACAGACTTGCTGGGCAAATCCCTCGTGAGCCCCTTCGTGCTGGCCGCCTACGCGCAGAACCGGAGCCTGTGGGGACTGGCGCCCGCGTCGGGCAGCTCCCTGTGCCAAGCCTACGCCTTCTTCATGTCCTTCTTTGGGCTTGCCTCGACGCTGCAGCTCCTGGCCATGGCCCTGGAGTGCTGGCTGTCCTTGGGGCACCCCTTTTTCTACCGACGGCACATCACCCTGCGCCGCGGCGCGCTCGTGGCGCCGGTCGTGGGCGCCTTCTGTCTGGCTTTCTGCGCGCTGCCCTTCGTGGGCTTCGGGAAGTTCGTGCAGTACTGTCCCGGCACCTGGTGCTTCATCCAGATGGTGCACGAGGAGCGTTCGTTGTCTGTGCTGGGCTACTCGGTGCTCTACGCCAGCCTCATGGCGCTGCTGGTCCTCGCCATCGTGCTGTGCAACTTGAGCGCCATGCGCAACCTCTACGAGATGCaccggcggctgcggcggcgccCGCGCTGCTGCACTCCGGGCCGCGTGGAGCCGGGGCCCTACGACCGGGAGGCGGCCGCGCAGCCCCTGGAGGAGCTGGAccacctgctgctgctggcccTCATGACCGTGCTTTTCACTATGTGCTCCCTGCCTTTAATA tatCGTGCTTACTATGGAGCATTTAAAACTGTCCATGAGATAGATGGAAACTCTGAAGAAATGGAAGACCTCCGAGCCTTGCGTTTTCTGTCTGTAATCTCCATTGTGGACCCTTggattttcataattttcagaaCATCAGTATTTCGGATGTTTTTTCACAAGATTTTCATAAGGCCTCTTACGTACAGAAATTGGCCCAACAATTCCTGCCGAACTAACGTGGAGTCCAGTCTGTGA